One Spinacia oleracea cultivar Varoflay chromosome 4, BTI_SOV_V1, whole genome shotgun sequence DNA segment encodes these proteins:
- the LOC130471543 gene encoding uncharacterized protein, translating into MNENQIVVRHESEGGKTPTTRDESQDVSTITKTIKGRGPSKGVKVAKPMFLEYNVYNVPDGQWSHEYGKQVGSCATRININVPLYPKVDEQIKKGFWEETKLMFHITDDSNHSREKYFHSCVAKRFSCFKSKLVRRWITMKEKKPKNQTNKMPWDVYNHITEDDWKTFVKHYFLPESLLRSEKARKSASCNKNPHRTGQKGYNRKRLDWIKDGRLPPDAALPISSSSSVNSSVTSNVNRVRKYRSKEWILAHQVQNKEGKWEIDPNDTEVVEIATKALEYIAEKEKGNLSFEQGEDALTKAIGKKDHRGRVKGTGGMVGIKKAFGPCIRHSRSDHGEASSENYESIRASVKKEFEGELEKRVEKRVAEALQKQLSTLLKTGQLNSISNPIPDDLHLNDSARVDLDVSATRTTRHILVPQPRELKERTPCRLALEEKVSGNNIVVADGMVQPSDGALPQHFTSMKPGHYKVQVDFVYD; encoded by the exons ATGAATGAAAACCAAATTGTTGTTAGGCATGAATCAGAAGGTGGCAAGACTCCCACAACGCGTGACGAATCACAAGATGTTAGTACGATTACAAAGACCATTAAAGGCCGTGGTCCGTCAAAAGGTGTTAAAGTCGCTAAGCCTATGTTCCTTGAGTATAATGTATATAATGTCCCCGATGGACAATGGTCTCATGAATACGGGAAGCAAGTTGGGAGTTGTGCTACTAGAATTAATATTAACGTCCCATTATATCCAAAGGTAGATGAGCAAATCAAGAAGGGGTTTTGGGAGGAGACTAAG cttatgttccacattactgatgattctaatcattcgagggagaaatattttcattcttgtgtggcgaaacgatttagttgtttcaagagcaaGTTGGTGCGCCGATGGATAACTATGAAGGAAAAGAAgccaaaaaatcaaacaaacaagatGCCTTGGGATGTCTACAACCATAtcacagaggatgattggaagACTTTTGTTAAACATTATTTCCTGCCAGAGTCATTG CTTCGTAGTGAAAAGGCGAGGAAAAGTGCATCATGCAACAAGAACCCACATCGCACCGGCCAAAAGGGTTATAATAGAAAGCGACTAGATTGGATAAAGGATGGACGACTTCCACCAGATGCAGCTTTACCTATCTCGAGTAGCTCCTCGGTGAACTCATCAGTGACCTCAAATGTTAATAGAGTTAGAAAATACAGATCAAAGGAGTGGATTTTGGCCCATCAAGTACAAAATAAAGAgggaaagtgggaaattgacccgAACGATACAGAAGTTGTTGAAATCGCAACAAAAGCT TTAGAGTACATCGcagaaaaggaaaaaggaaatctTTCTTTCGAACAGGGTGAGGATGCCCTCACTAAAGCTATAGGGAAAAAAGATCATCGTGGGCGTGTCAAGGGAACAGGTGGCATGGTTGGTATCAAAAAGGCTTTCGGTCCGTGTATTCGACATAGTAGAAgtgaccatggtgaagcttcATCAGAAAATTACGAATCAATCAGAGCTTCTGTGAAAAAGGAGTTTGAAGGTGAATTAGAGAAAAGGGTAGAGAAGAGGGTGGCAGAGGCCCTCCAAAAGCAACTAAGCACCTTGTTAAAAACAGGACAACTAAACTCCATTTCTAACCCGATACCTGATGACCTCCACTTAAATGATTCTGCCAGAGTTGACCTTGATGTTAGTGCTACAAGAACCACTCGTCACATCTTAGTGCCGCAACCACGCGAGCTAAAG GAAAGGACTCCATGTCGTCTTGCCCTTGAGGAGAAAGTTTCAGGCAACAACATTGTCGTGGCGGATGGTATGGTACAACCCTCAGATGGTGCATTGCCCCAACATTTTACATCGATGAAGCCTGGTCACTATAAAGTCCAAGTTGATTTTGTTTACGACTGA